A single region of the Terriglobia bacterium genome encodes:
- a CDS encoding ChaN family lipoprotein, whose translation MRRSAAQLHALAKVEREIRATDHHSRRKYLRDFSEAFTEYSKVLQPEQLAAEFDATDILLVGDYHALPNCQQFAAELVEKLCASGNRVVLGLEMIFARDQKILDEWQQGRLSDEELRQKIRHDQEWGYDWEPTRELLLRARAAGAILRGLDCLPRGDLRRISRRDRHAALEIKDIRFDHPDAKIVVLFGESHLAPQHLPKLVRTALPSARVLTVLQNVDALYWQASGEPGDAARAVRVDEDTVCVFNATPLEKYERYRLCIERWRQERPGTPDVGPTFYNLVHALLQFLNLDEDAAFGKARFESELLPSVISVEDGDDLSGVLERPQRAVLTAGPATRQRMSKAYVRATRERLRLAGCCYLPELNTVLVQKLEMSRAAEEAARFVCCAGWGEIGLPGGDSSGERAFYRACLQHALVEYGSRVLCPGRESVRDYDVYALYGKNREQMESHLGLSYCEFIRLIDFVVLHRDFERNAREYRVVPELIREGRGYSAEKFAFATQWLGKLLGRELYEAYLRGSVAKRSVSRLFRRRAEKPKAAYFHLARLCGRHRRFA comes from the coding sequence ATGCGGCGCAGCGCAGCACAGCTCCACGCACTGGCGAAAGTCGAAAGAGAGATTCGCGCGACCGACCACCATTCAAGGCGCAAGTATCTGCGCGATTTCAGCGAAGCCTTCACGGAATATTCCAAAGTCCTGCAACCGGAGCAGCTTGCGGCAGAGTTCGATGCCACCGACATCCTGCTGGTCGGCGATTATCACGCATTGCCTAATTGCCAGCAGTTCGCGGCGGAGTTGGTGGAGAAGTTGTGTGCGAGTGGCAATCGGGTGGTGCTTGGGCTGGAGATGATCTTCGCGCGGGATCAGAAGATTCTTGACGAATGGCAGCAGGGGCGGCTGAGCGACGAAGAGTTGCGGCAGAAGATCCGGCACGACCAGGAGTGGGGATACGATTGGGAGCCTACACGCGAGTTGCTGCTGAGGGCGAGAGCGGCCGGAGCGATATTGCGCGGGCTGGATTGTTTGCCGCGCGGCGACCTTCGGCGTATTTCGCGGCGCGACCGACATGCCGCGCTCGAAATCAAAGATATTCGCTTCGATCATCCTGATGCCAAGATCGTGGTGCTATTCGGCGAGTCTCATCTTGCGCCGCAGCATCTGCCGAAGCTGGTTCGGACGGCACTCCCGAGTGCGCGCGTACTGACTGTTCTGCAAAATGTCGATGCACTCTACTGGCAGGCTTCCGGGGAGCCCGGCGATGCGGCTCGCGCGGTGCGCGTGGATGAGGATACGGTTTGCGTTTTCAACGCGACTCCTCTGGAGAAGTACGAACGCTACCGGTTGTGCATCGAGCGCTGGCGTCAGGAGAGGCCGGGGACGCCGGATGTGGGCCCGACTTTCTACAACCTGGTGCACGCGCTGTTGCAGTTTCTGAACCTCGATGAGGACGCAGCGTTTGGTAAGGCGCGGTTTGAATCAGAACTACTGCCGAGCGTGATTTCGGTCGAGGATGGGGACGATCTCTCGGGGGTGCTGGAGCGACCGCAGCGTGCTGTATTGACGGCGGGGCCGGCGACACGGCAAAGGATGAGTAAGGCCTATGTACGGGCGACTCGCGAGCGGCTCCGCCTGGCAGGGTGCTGCTATCTGCCTGAGTTGAACACCGTACTTGTGCAGAAACTCGAGATGAGCAGGGCAGCGGAAGAGGCAGCGCGGTTTGTTTGTTGCGCGGGATGGGGAGAGATCGGGCTGCCGGGCGGCGATTCGTCAGGCGAACGGGCGTTCTATCGCGCGTGCCTGCAACACGCCCTGGTCGAATACGGGTCGCGGGTGCTGTGCCCGGGGCGGGAATCGGTACGCGATTACGACGTTTATGCCCTTTACGGCAAGAATCGTGAGCAGATGGAAAGCCATTTGGGACTGAGCTACTGCGAATTTATCCGGCTCATCGACTTCGTCGTTCTGCACCGCGATTTCGAGCGCAATGCACGGGAATACCGAGTCGTTCCGGAACTGATACGCGAGGGACGCGGATACTCGGCGGAAAAGTTCGCATTCGCGACACAGTGGCTTGGGAAGCTGCTGGGACGGGAGTTGTACGAGGCTTATCTGCGTGGCTCAGTAGCGAAGCGTAGCGTGAGCCGGTTGTTTCGGCGTCGCGCGGAAAAGCCTAAGGCGGCGTACTTCCACCTGGCGCGGCTATGCGGGCGGCATCGCCGGTTCGCGTAA
- a CDS encoding DUF3788 family protein — translation MATNAFIGHPKQPSESELATKLGKKKLLWDEVLAELERLGVSDLEWTSYSLKSGWSLKVIRKKRVIVYLSPMHGGFRASFALGDRAVAAAKASKLPPKILKLVSKGTKYPEGTAVRVAVGSRSDVATVAKLATIKLAN, via the coding sequence GTGGCAACCAACGCGTTCATCGGACATCCCAAGCAGCCCAGTGAATCGGAGCTGGCGACGAAACTGGGCAAGAAGAAGCTGTTGTGGGATGAAGTGCTCGCGGAACTCGAGCGGCTCGGCGTGAGTGACCTGGAATGGACGTCGTATTCGCTCAAGTCGGGTTGGTCGCTGAAGGTGATCCGCAAGAAGCGCGTCATTGTGTACCTGAGCCCAATGCACGGAGGCTTTCGCGCCAGCTTTGCTCTCGGCGATAGAGCCGTTGCGGCAGCAAAGGCAAGTAAGCTTCCTCCGAAGATACTGAAGCTCGTTTCGAAAGGTACAAAGTACCCAGAGGGCACTGCGGTGCGGGTCGCGGTCGGAAGCCGCTCCGACGTCGCTACGGTTGCAAAACTCGCCACGATCAAACTTGCCAATTAA
- a CDS encoding alpha/beta fold hydrolase — protein sequence MGRLEAVLNVGVAGAEYAAVVTHPHPLFGGTMHNKVVFHAMKALNSFGFTVLRFNFRGVGASEGEHDNGVGEVEDVRAALEYMKSEFKLPLVFAGFSFGAAVGLQAACPDPEVEAIISIGTPVQAENRIYQYNFLRQCGKPKLFISGDHDQFASADELAELVRTVSEPKRLVLIEGGDHFFAGHLEEYRQAIEGWVRETVLG from the coding sequence GTGGGCCGGCTCGAAGCTGTGCTCAATGTTGGGGTGGCGGGCGCTGAATACGCCGCGGTGGTGACGCATCCGCACCCGCTTTTTGGCGGCACGATGCATAACAAGGTTGTGTTCCATGCGATGAAGGCGCTCAACAGCTTCGGGTTTACGGTGCTGCGTTTCAATTTTCGAGGCGTAGGAGCGAGCGAGGGCGAACACGACAATGGCGTCGGCGAGGTCGAGGATGTTCGTGCGGCGCTGGAGTACATGAAGTCGGAATTCAAGTTGCCGCTGGTTTTCGCAGGATTTTCATTCGGAGCGGCGGTCGGGTTACAGGCTGCCTGTCCCGATCCGGAGGTTGAGGCGATCATTTCCATTGGCACTCCGGTGCAAGCAGAGAATCGCATCTACCAGTACAATTTCCTGCGGCAGTGCGGGAAGCCGAAGTTGTTCATCAGCGGGGACCATGACCAGTTTGCGAGTGCGGACGAGTTGGCCGAATTGGTGAGGACGGTGTCCGAACCGAAGCGATTGGTGTTGATTGAGGGTGGCGATCATTTTTTCGCGGGGCATCTAGAGGAGTATCGGCAGGCGATCGAGGGGTGGGTTCGGGAGACAGTGCTCGGCTGA
- the ppc gene encoding phosphoenolpyruvate carboxylase: MDGKPLWAADDQQERLAELTASTDDARKELPLRRDVRSLGILLGRVLVEQAGQELFDVVEDLRRKFIAHRDQKTAGSAAADPLLQQAKDIVASLDATAAYRVTKAFSAYFELTNLAETNHRKRRRRARELYGSQAPVAGTFRGTLVRLKEAGVTGEQALAALGNVLVEPVFTAHPTEIARRTILLKRGRVARQLELLDELPLPEALAQECEDVMLAEISGLWQTDEIRMSRPTVADEIRFGLSYFPLSLFETLPKIYDEISDSFRRVYGIEMEPAELPICLRFGSWIGGDRDGNPYVSPACTSEALKLARQTVLDDYISAVRLLARRISVSDHQVAISAEVKARLEQYERTIGEPADELNRTSGHEFYRRLFLIVAARLRYARDESGNPKAYRSAAEFESDLKLVRESLGAHDGSRLALKILDPVLLRARTFGFKLHTLDIRQHARVHAAALKEVSEKATLSSSEIAKPLTERSAELLETMRTIAREKALRGGDVIRSYIISGVECEQDIFAVLQLAALAGVRVEGSEDDLGLMPVPLFESIDSLRRSPEIMRRMWSDKEYRALVESWGGWQEIMLGYSDSNKDGGMLTSTWELHKAHQSLHEVARQFGVKLRLFHGRGGTVGRGGGPTHSAILAQPAGAFSGWFRLTEQGEVLNWKYADTVLAEWNLEIMVAASLESFLRRPRIDEGARAAIRECMETISADAFAFYRRHIAEDPEVLQYFEEATPVNELEHARIGSRPARRSGARTLAELRAIPWVFGWMQSRHALPAWFGVGYALERFTERGGDAKALLERMRKEFLLFEHMIANVEIGMAKADMAIAHLYSSLVTDAGVRDRVYGMLIEEFERTRRVLLEITGQKVLLERNPVLSRSIQLRNPYVDPLSLIQVELMRRKRNGEESEELNYALASTMNGIAAGLHNTG, from the coding sequence ATGGATGGTAAGCCGTTGTGGGCGGCTGACGATCAGCAGGAACGCCTGGCTGAGCTGACCGCGAGCACCGACGATGCGCGCAAAGAGCTGCCGCTGCGGCGCGATGTGCGTTCGCTGGGAATCCTGCTGGGACGCGTACTGGTAGAGCAGGCGGGACAAGAACTGTTTGACGTTGTCGAGGACCTGCGCCGGAAGTTCATTGCGCATCGGGATCAGAAGACGGCGGGGTCTGCTGCGGCTGACCCCCTATTGCAACAGGCAAAAGACATTGTTGCGTCGCTCGACGCAACGGCCGCATACCGGGTGACGAAGGCATTTTCCGCTTACTTCGAACTGACCAACCTGGCAGAAACGAATCACCGCAAGCGCCGGCGGCGGGCGAGAGAGCTATATGGCTCGCAGGCGCCGGTGGCGGGGACGTTTCGTGGGACGCTCGTTCGCCTGAAGGAGGCCGGGGTAACGGGGGAGCAGGCCCTCGCGGCATTGGGGAATGTGCTGGTAGAACCGGTGTTCACGGCGCATCCGACGGAGATTGCACGACGCACGATTTTGCTGAAACGCGGACGGGTGGCACGGCAACTGGAACTGCTGGATGAGTTACCGCTTCCGGAGGCGCTTGCACAAGAGTGCGAAGACGTGATGCTGGCGGAGATTTCCGGGCTTTGGCAGACGGACGAGATTCGAATGAGCCGGCCCACGGTGGCAGATGAGATTCGTTTCGGGTTGAGCTATTTCCCGCTGTCGCTTTTCGAGACGCTTCCCAAAATTTACGACGAAATCAGCGATTCGTTTCGACGCGTCTACGGGATCGAGATGGAGCCGGCGGAATTGCCGATCTGCCTACGCTTTGGGTCGTGGATCGGCGGCGATCGGGATGGGAACCCGTATGTGTCGCCGGCATGCACGAGCGAGGCGCTGAAGCTGGCACGGCAGACGGTGCTAGACGACTACATTTCGGCGGTGCGATTGCTGGCTCGAAGAATCAGTGTGTCGGATCACCAGGTAGCGATTTCGGCAGAGGTGAAGGCACGGCTCGAACAATATGAGCGCACGATCGGCGAGCCTGCAGACGAGTTGAACAGAACTTCGGGGCACGAGTTCTATAGGCGGTTGTTCCTGATCGTGGCGGCGCGTCTGCGGTATGCGCGCGATGAGAGCGGAAATCCGAAGGCGTACAGGTCGGCAGCGGAGTTTGAGAGTGATTTGAAACTGGTGCGCGAGAGTTTGGGAGCCCACGACGGGTCACGGCTTGCGCTGAAGATTCTTGACCCAGTACTGCTGCGGGCGAGGACGTTTGGGTTCAAGCTGCATACGCTGGACATCCGGCAGCATGCGCGTGTGCATGCTGCGGCGTTGAAGGAGGTTTCGGAGAAGGCGACGCTGAGTTCGAGCGAGATCGCGAAGCCGTTGACGGAACGGTCAGCCGAGCTGCTGGAGACTATGCGAACCATCGCGCGAGAGAAGGCGTTGCGGGGCGGTGATGTGATCCGAAGCTACATCATCAGCGGCGTTGAATGTGAGCAGGACATTTTTGCCGTGCTCCAGCTGGCGGCGCTTGCGGGTGTGCGAGTTGAGGGCAGCGAGGACGACCTTGGGCTAATGCCGGTGCCGCTGTTCGAGTCGATTGATTCGCTGCGGCGGTCGCCGGAGATCATGCGGCGGATGTGGAGCGATAAAGAATATCGGGCGCTGGTGGAGAGTTGGGGCGGATGGCAGGAGATCATGCTCGGCTATTCGGATTCGAACAAAGACGGTGGGATGCTCACGAGCACGTGGGAACTGCACAAGGCGCACCAGTCGCTGCATGAGGTTGCTCGCCAGTTTGGGGTGAAGCTGCGGCTGTTTCATGGTCGTGGAGGCACGGTTGGACGGGGTGGCGGGCCGACGCACTCGGCGATCCTGGCGCAACCGGCCGGGGCGTTCTCGGGATGGTTTCGGCTGACCGAGCAGGGAGAGGTTCTCAACTGGAAATATGCCGACACGGTGCTCGCGGAGTGGAACCTGGAGATCATGGTGGCGGCGTCGCTGGAATCGTTTTTGCGGCGGCCAAGAATCGATGAAGGGGCGCGAGCGGCGATAAGGGAGTGCATGGAGACGATTTCCGCGGATGCGTTCGCGTTCTATCGAAGGCACATCGCGGAGGATCCCGAGGTGCTGCAGTACTTCGAAGAGGCTACCCCGGTGAACGAATTGGAACATGCGCGGATCGGATCGCGGCCGGCGCGGCGAAGCGGCGCGAGAACATTGGCTGAACTGCGGGCGATTCCTTGGGTGTTCGGGTGGATGCAGAGCCGTCACGCGCTGCCGGCGTGGTTCGGCGTGGGGTATGCGCTGGAGCGGTTTACGGAGCGCGGAGGCGATGCTAAGGCTCTATTAGAACGCATGCGCAAGGAGTTCCTGCTGTTCGAGCACATGATTGCCAACGTTGAGATTGGAATGGCAAAGGCCGACATGGCGATTGCCCATCTTTATTCTTCGCTGGTGACGGATGCGGGCGTGCGCGATCGCGTGTACGGGATGCTTATTGAGGAGTTCGAGAGAACGCGGCGGGTGCTGCTGGAGATCACGGGTCAGAAGGTGCTGCTGGAGCGCAACCCGGTGCTGTCGCGGTCGATACAGCTTCGTAATCCATACGTCGATCCACTAAGCCTGATCCAAGTAGAGCTAATGCGACGCAAGCGGAACGGGGAGGAGAGCGAAGAGTTGAATTACGCGCTGGCCTCAACGATGAACGGGATTGCCGCGGGACTGCACAATACGGGGTGA
- a CDS encoding DUF4147 domain-containing protein, with translation MPLQNNALATGYAVQVIDSMHEVSGGETRRLDEALALEQRHAAREIFSQALAECSIDRAFERHVFYEHGVLRVVEDLYDFNLYGRVFAVAVGKAAHSMTESLMSRVGPGAGISGIVCGPTAPNSQVFGFRYYRGGHPTPNGDSVRAAEAILRGLEYRNQGSLIIFLISGGGSSLVEKPISSEISLEDLVATYRALVHSGATIAEVNAIRKHLSAVKGGRLALAASPAHQVSILVSDVPENALDSLSSGPTMPDSSTIRQCHAIAKKHGLLPEFPDSVRGMFERGELQETPKANEAAFAHSRWWKVLSNASVQKAAVERAALTGYAVEVENSCDDWDYAKAAEHLLKRLRALREGVSRVCLISGGEVTVKVKGTPGVGGRNQQFALECAKKIAGETITVLSVGTDGVDGNSTAAGAIVDGTTMARASAAGLDADAALKKFNTTPFFNALGDLVVTGPTGNNLRDLRILLAW, from the coding sequence GTGCCTCTTCAAAACAATGCACTTGCAACGGGTTATGCCGTGCAGGTAATCGATTCCATGCACGAAGTCAGCGGTGGTGAAACCCGGCGGTTAGACGAGGCTCTGGCGCTAGAGCAGAGGCACGCGGCGCGGGAGATCTTCTCGCAGGCGTTGGCCGAGTGCAGCATCGACCGCGCATTCGAACGGCATGTGTTTTACGAGCACGGGGTGCTGCGAGTTGTCGAAGATCTTTACGATTTCAACCTGTATGGCCGGGTGTTCGCAGTTGCCGTAGGCAAGGCTGCGCACAGTATGACCGAGTCGTTGATGTCGCGCGTGGGGCCGGGCGCGGGCATCTCAGGTATCGTTTGCGGGCCGACGGCGCCGAACTCGCAAGTGTTCGGCTTCCGGTATTACCGGGGCGGCCATCCCACGCCAAATGGAGATTCGGTTCGGGCTGCGGAGGCGATCCTGCGAGGCCTGGAGTATCGAAACCAGGGATCGCTGATTATTTTCCTCATCTCGGGTGGCGGATCGTCGCTGGTTGAGAAGCCGATCTCGTCCGAAATTTCTCTTGAGGATCTTGTCGCGACTTATCGAGCGCTGGTTCACTCTGGCGCGACGATTGCCGAGGTCAATGCGATTCGGAAGCACCTTTCGGCGGTGAAGGGCGGCAGACTTGCGCTGGCGGCAAGTCCTGCTCACCAGGTTTCGATCCTCGTCAGCGATGTTCCCGAAAATGCGCTGGACTCGCTTTCGAGCGGACCGACGATGCCGGACAGCAGCACGATCCGTCAGTGTCACGCGATCGCAAAGAAGCATGGCTTGTTGCCGGAGTTTCCGGACAGCGTGCGAGGGATGTTTGAGCGCGGGGAGTTGCAGGAGACTCCAAAGGCAAACGAGGCGGCGTTTGCGCACTCGCGCTGGTGGAAGGTGCTTTCCAATGCTTCGGTGCAAAAGGCCGCGGTGGAACGGGCGGCGCTGACAGGTTATGCCGTGGAAGTCGAGAACTCGTGCGACGACTGGGACTACGCGAAGGCGGCGGAGCATCTGTTGAAGCGTCTGCGGGCATTGCGGGAGGGCGTTTCACGGGTGTGCCTGATTTCGGGCGGGGAAGTCACGGTGAAGGTGAAGGGAACTCCGGGGGTCGGCGGACGCAACCAGCAGTTCGCGCTGGAGTGCGCGAAGAAAATCGCCGGAGAGACGATTACGGTGCTCAGCGTGGGAACCGACGGCGTCGATGGAAACAGCACGGCGGCTGGGGCAATCGTGGACGGAACCACCATGGCTCGCGCGAGTGCGGCAGGACTGGATGCGGATGCCGCACTGAAAAAGTTCAATACCACGCCTTTCTTCAACGCGCTGGGGGACCTGGTGGTGACCGGGCCTACGGGGAACAACCTGAGAGACTTGAGGATTCTGCTGGCGTGGTGA
- a CDS encoding UbiX family flavin prenyltransferase: MQDRLHTEPVTLTLATTGASGAVFAREMLLVLESDARIQTVNFVPSDSALRVMAEELGLRGRDRLLLQLLGREPRKTKLQSNDDIGANIASGSYPTDGMIVLPCSMGTLARIANGIAEHLVDRAADVCLKEKKPLVLCVRETPLNKIHIRNMGLAADAGATIYPLIPTFYNLPDSIDKIAREFCNRVLKHIGLPQNDAYVWKG, encoded by the coding sequence ATGCAGGACCGACTGCACACAGAACCGGTCACTCTGACCCTCGCCACGACGGGAGCCTCCGGCGCGGTATTCGCGCGTGAGATGCTGCTTGTCCTCGAATCGGATGCCCGCATTCAGACCGTCAATTTCGTGCCGTCCGACAGCGCCCTGCGCGTGATGGCCGAAGAACTCGGCCTGCGCGGCCGCGATCGCCTGCTGCTGCAACTGCTCGGGCGCGAACCGCGGAAAACCAAGCTCCAGTCCAATGACGATATCGGCGCCAACATCGCCAGCGGCTCCTACCCCACCGATGGCATGATCGTGCTACCGTGCTCCATGGGAACCCTCGCCCGTATCGCCAACGGAATCGCCGAGCACCTCGTCGACCGCGCCGCCGATGTCTGCCTCAAAGAGAAGAAGCCCCTAGTTCTCTGCGTCCGCGAGACCCCGCTCAACAAGATCCACATTCGCAACATGGGCCTGGCCGCCGACGCCGGCGCCACTATCTACCCCCTCATCCCAACCTTCTACAATCTCCCCGACTCCATCGACAAAATCGCCCGCGAGTTCTGCAATCGCGTCCTGAAACACATCGGCCTCCCGCAGAACGACGCCTACGTATGGAAGGGATAG